One Micromonospora eburnea genomic region harbors:
- a CDS encoding flavoprotein yields MLALVVCAAPPVLRIGELIELLQEDGWTVCLTATPTAATWIDREALARQTGYPVRVDWRKPGEPEPHPPACAVAVVPATFNVINKWAQGINDTPALGILNEALGAELPIYAFPNVKRQLAMHPSYDRHLQLLQDAGVTVAPLAKEMDWLLVTDGLHAHAQRASGIPTPLDD; encoded by the coding sequence GTGCTGGCTCTGGTCGTCTGCGCCGCGCCTCCAGTGCTGCGAATCGGCGAACTGATTGAGCTCTTGCAGGAAGACGGCTGGACCGTCTGCCTCACCGCTACGCCGACCGCTGCGACCTGGATCGACCGGGAGGCGCTGGCGCGGCAGACGGGGTATCCGGTTCGGGTCGACTGGCGAAAGCCGGGTGAGCCGGAGCCTCATCCTCCGGCGTGCGCTGTTGCGGTAGTGCCTGCCACTTTCAACGTGATCAACAAGTGGGCTCAGGGAATCAACGACACCCCCGCGCTCGGCATCCTCAATGAGGCTCTCGGCGCCGAACTCCCGATCTACGCGTTCCCGAACGTCAAGCGGCAGCTTGCCATGCACCCAAGCTACGACCGGCACCTGCAGCTACTCCAGGACGCTGGCGTCACGGTGGCGCCCTTGGCTAAAGAGATGGACTGGCTGTTGGTCACGGACGGGCTCCATGCCCATGCGCAGCGCGCTTCTGGTATCCCAACCCCGCTGGACGACTGA
- a CDS encoding helix-turn-helix transcriptional regulator: protein MALKRHRLCQRRKALGYSQERLADILCVERSTVVRWENAETDPQPWHRTRIASALGVTLEQLDDMLVDVSVAAHRGQAMEDDARNPASAAARLDLLSGLWAFLTSYLAAPAGPAQPLVEVRRSVGRVHNLYQRASYTSAARLLPDVLSQATYLSSQSTGLHRSNAFRLLAAAYIAASKLAAKIGDGDTALLTADRAATAARLGDDQALAAVAAYQAVCGLMRLPSRATEAERVARNSIERMSSSRPTGDPDQLSAHGALLLLAAVMTAGQGNLKEAAQFLAQAEGLAAMLGADRNRLWTGFGPTNVVIHAVSAAVRAGNAEQALEIGTRLDTSRLPAVLVGRRAQVHVDLAAAAMMSGGDRSVSVLHLLEAERVAAEAVHANVQARAILLDLLAKERRAATPGLRPLAERAGLLA, encoded by the coding sequence GTGGCCCTGAAACGACACCGGCTCTGTCAACGGCGCAAGGCCCTCGGGTACAGCCAAGAGCGCCTGGCCGACATCCTCTGCGTGGAGCGGTCGACCGTGGTCCGCTGGGAGAACGCCGAGACTGATCCGCAGCCGTGGCACCGCACCCGGATCGCCTCCGCGCTGGGGGTTACGCTCGAACAGCTCGACGACATGCTCGTCGACGTGTCAGTGGCAGCACATCGAGGGCAGGCCATGGAAGACGACGCTCGGAATCCCGCTTCGGCTGCTGCTCGGCTGGACTTGCTGAGCGGCCTTTGGGCGTTCCTCACCAGCTACCTGGCGGCCCCGGCTGGGCCAGCTCAGCCGCTTGTCGAGGTACGGCGATCCGTGGGCCGGGTGCACAACCTCTACCAGCGGGCGAGCTACACGTCCGCTGCTCGGCTGCTGCCAGACGTGCTTAGCCAGGCAACGTACCTATCCAGCCAGTCGACCGGGCTGCATCGCAGCAACGCGTTTCGGCTGCTCGCCGCCGCCTACATCGCGGCGTCGAAACTCGCCGCCAAGATCGGCGATGGCGACACCGCCCTGCTGACCGCCGACCGGGCTGCCACCGCCGCTCGGCTCGGTGACGACCAGGCGTTGGCGGCCGTCGCGGCGTACCAAGCGGTCTGCGGGCTCATGCGGCTGCCCAGTAGAGCTACCGAAGCCGAGCGGGTCGCGCGAAACAGCATCGAGCGCATGTCTTCTTCGAGGCCCACGGGCGACCCAGACCAGCTTTCCGCTCACGGCGCTCTGCTGCTCCTTGCCGCAGTAATGACGGCCGGACAGGGCAATCTCAAGGAGGCGGCCCAGTTCCTGGCGCAGGCAGAAGGGCTGGCGGCGATGCTGGGCGCTGACCGTAATCGGTTGTGGACAGGCTTCGGTCCGACGAACGTTGTCATTCACGCGGTCTCCGCCGCCGTTCGGGCGGGCAACGCCGAACAAGCCCTGGAAATCGGAACCCGCCTTGACACCTCTCGGTTGCCGGCGGTGCTGGTTGGCCGGAGGGCGCAGGTGCATGTCGACCTGGCGGCAGCGGCGATGATGTCCGGCGGGGATAGATCCGTCTCGGTGCTGCACCTGCTCGAAGCCGAACGGGTAGCCGCCGAGGCTGTCCACGCCAACGTGCAGGCACGCGCGATTCTGCTGGACCTACTGGCAAAGGAGCGACGTGCGGCGACACCGGGGCTGCGGCCATTGGCAGAGCGGGCCGGGCTGCTGGCATGA
- a CDS encoding FAD-binding oxidoreductase, with the protein MTGPEAREVAAHWLSLVAADVELSAYLIGVDWDRLKAHLARSLTTGTGGEPEIPCLGWSEAQHRRAVDYLMGTLRSRRESGFWEAVEDRCPGLLPEREAPLLHAALHQLASRTDDRPNRLALLAVLGRAYRRFGLRPDHAAVIDDVLQTAVPWRKVERAAALMGDGPAWWPAEVVGHDRACDQVAIVTVRPWRRLPYRPGQAVPVCTPRHPGRWRWLCPANAPRPDGTVELHVRAVPAGTVSTSLVHEVRPGELLHLGPPMDTGLKLGEHSDLLLVAGGTGLAPLRALIEQVAKAPDGRRVTLVVGARAVESLYDAVTLDKLRHDWLTIVPAFSHDALAEPGERGDALTVALHHLRPDQAVYVCGPPAMLAGSRLRLHVAGVPAERIHLPERIPWR; encoded by the coding sequence ATGACCGGGCCGGAGGCACGCGAGGTGGCCGCCCACTGGCTGAGTCTGGTGGCGGCGGATGTGGAGTTGTCGGCGTACCTGATCGGGGTGGACTGGGATCGGTTGAAGGCGCACCTGGCACGCTCGCTGACCACAGGGACCGGCGGTGAGCCGGAGATTCCGTGCCTGGGCTGGTCGGAGGCGCAGCACCGGCGGGCGGTCGACTACCTGATGGGAACCCTTAGATCGCGCAGGGAGTCCGGCTTTTGGGAGGCGGTGGAGGACCGCTGCCCGGGTCTGCTGCCGGAGCGGGAGGCACCGCTGCTGCACGCCGCGCTGCACCAGCTCGCGAGCAGAACCGACGATCGCCCGAACAGGTTGGCGCTGCTGGCGGTGCTCGGCCGCGCGTACCGTCGCTTCGGCCTGCGCCCGGACCACGCCGCCGTCATCGACGATGTCCTGCAAACCGCGGTGCCCTGGCGGAAGGTCGAGCGGGCCGCCGCGCTGATGGGCGACGGTCCGGCCTGGTGGCCGGCCGAGGTGGTCGGCCACGACCGGGCCTGCGACCAGGTGGCCATCGTGACGGTACGGCCGTGGCGGCGGCTGCCCTATCGGCCGGGTCAGGCGGTGCCGGTGTGCACGCCACGCCATCCTGGCCGGTGGCGGTGGCTGTGCCCGGCGAACGCGCCCCGGCCGGACGGCACCGTCGAGTTGCACGTCCGCGCGGTCCCCGCCGGCACCGTCTCCACCAGCCTGGTCCACGAGGTACGCCCCGGCGAGCTGCTGCACCTCGGCCCACCGATGGACACCGGCCTCAAACTCGGCGAACACAGCGACCTGCTGCTGGTCGCCGGCGGGACCGGGCTGGCCCCGCTGCGCGCTCTAATCGAGCAGGTCGCCAAGGCTCCGGACGGCCGACGGGTGACCCTGGTTGTCGGAGCCCGCGCGGTGGAGAGCCTGTACGACGCGGTCACCCTCGACAAGCTGCGCCACGACTGGCTGACGATCGTGCCGGCGTTCTCCCACGATGCGCTGGCCGAGCCGGGGGAGCGGGGCGACGCGCTCACCGTCGCCCTCCACCATCTGCGTCCCGACCAGGCGGTGTACGTGTGCGGGCCGCCGGCGATGCTGGCCGGGTCGAGGCTGCGGCTGCACGTCGCCGGGGTGCCCGCCGAGCGTATCCACCTGCCGGAACGGATCCCGTGGCGGTGA
- a CDS encoding DivIVA domain-containing protein, with protein MTVYRSRNTLHGPLTPARIAALSLPTTWRGYRTDDVDALLHRLVYELGERSRQLAEVRAENRRIKNALRRWQSAEAARRLGY; from the coding sequence GTGACCGTCTACCGCAGCCGCAACACCCTGCACGGCCCGCTCACCCCGGCGCGGATCGCCGCCCTGTCGCTGCCGACAACATGGCGCGGCTACCGGACCGACGACGTCGACGCCCTGCTGCACCGGCTCGTCTACGAGTTGGGCGAGCGGTCCCGCCAGCTCGCCGAGGTACGCGCCGAGAACCGGCGGATCAAGAACGCCCTGCGGAGGTGGCAGTCGGCCGAGGCAGCACGAAGACTCGGTTACTAA
- a CDS encoding MFS transporter — MAPEVSPGRAKAALVVLALAAFAFITTELLPVGLLTVIAPDLDRSRSQVGLLVSGYAVVVVLASVPLTRLTHRIPRRQLLGATMILFAVANVAAALAPTFAVLAGTRLVTALAQALFWSVASATVTGPFPAAVRGRVVALFAIGAALAPVLGVPLGTWLGQQAGWRTPFAVLAGVGLAIAVAVVVLIPSYPPDAGGAARGTTPHARRFVILLVATALGIAGFQTLQTYVTPFLLDVSGFTAAALAPLLFVSGVAGIAGTIAVARTLDAHPVTSLLAPLGVGTASLLGLYALGSLQPATAVLLAGIGIAYAAFGAAVQSRMLQLAPGSTDLASAGVSTAFNVGIGGGSLLGSALLPGPGPQPLALVGGLLTLAALAVLALDARPRTARSAAGVPAPAHVTGGHGGDDPAAVAR; from the coding sequence GTGGCACCGGAGGTTTCGCCGGGCAGGGCCAAGGCCGCGCTCGTCGTACTCGCCCTCGCGGCGTTCGCGTTCATCACGACCGAGCTGCTGCCGGTCGGCCTGCTCACCGTCATCGCACCCGACCTCGACCGGTCGCGCTCGCAGGTGGGCCTGCTGGTCAGCGGGTACGCCGTCGTGGTCGTGCTGGCGTCGGTGCCGCTGACCCGGTTGACCCACCGGATCCCGCGCCGCCAACTGCTCGGCGCCACCATGATCCTCTTCGCGGTGGCGAACGTCGCGGCGGCGCTCGCGCCGACGTTCGCCGTGCTGGCCGGCACCCGCCTGGTCACCGCGCTGGCCCAGGCCCTGTTCTGGTCCGTCGCCTCGGCGACCGTGACCGGCCCCTTCCCGGCGGCCGTGCGCGGCCGGGTGGTGGCGCTGTTCGCGATCGGGGCGGCGCTCGCCCCGGTGCTCGGCGTCCCGCTGGGCACCTGGCTCGGTCAGCAGGCCGGCTGGCGGACACCGTTCGCGGTGCTGGCCGGGGTCGGCCTGGCGATCGCCGTCGCGGTGGTCGTGCTGATCCCGTCCTACCCACCGGACGCCGGGGGTGCCGCCCGGGGCACCACACCGCACGCACGGCGCTTCGTCATTCTCCTGGTCGCCACCGCCCTCGGCATCGCCGGCTTCCAGACCCTGCAGACCTACGTCACGCCGTTCCTGCTCGACGTCAGCGGGTTCACCGCCGCCGCGCTGGCGCCGCTGCTGTTCGTCTCCGGCGTGGCCGGCATCGCCGGCACGATCGCCGTCGCCCGTACCCTGGACGCCCATCCGGTCACCTCGCTGCTGGCGCCGCTGGGTGTCGGCACGGCCAGCCTGCTCGGCCTGTACGCGCTCGGCTCCCTCCAGCCCGCCACGGCAGTCCTGCTCGCCGGCATCGGCATCGCCTACGCGGCGTTCGGCGCCGCCGTGCAGAGCCGGATGCTCCAGCTCGCCCCCGGCAGCACCGACCTCGCGTCGGCCGGTGTCAGCACCGCCTTCAACGTCGGCATCGGCGGCGGCTCGTTGCTCGGCAGCGCCCTGCTGCCCGGCCCGGGACCGCAGCCGCTCGCGCTGGTCGGCGGGCTGCTGACGCTGGCCGCGCTGGCGGTTCTCGCCCTTGACGCACGTCCGCGCACCGCCCGATCCGCAGCAGGCGTTCCAGCGCCGGCGCACGTCACGGGGGGCCATGGCGGGGACGATCCCGCTGCGGTTGCCCGCTGA
- the sigJ gene encoding RNA polymerase sigma factor SigJ produces MTIQSGPVDGHADPGLSAIMSERRRLINLAYRLLGSLAEAEDAVQETYARWYAMTPRQQEIIEAPGAWLTTVASRVCLDLLGSARARRERYVGDWVPEPLPGGAEWFSGPQGDATTDPAERVTLDESISMAFLVVLESMTPAERVAFVLHDVFRYSFAEVAEVVGRTPAACRQLASSARRRIRASQALAAPAAPQAGIIRDFKRAWEAQDINALVGLLDPNVTAVADGGGLVSALTHPVEGREQVARYTIDLAGRAPELTMVERTVNGRPGLVAQQDGVTVAVMAFHVLNGRITHIWAVRNPEKLRPWTTA; encoded by the coding sequence ATGACCATCCAGTCCGGGCCAGTAGACGGCCACGCCGATCCGGGCCTGAGCGCGATCATGAGCGAGCGACGCCGGCTGATCAATCTGGCGTACCGGCTCCTCGGTTCCCTGGCCGAGGCCGAGGACGCCGTCCAGGAGACCTACGCCCGCTGGTACGCGATGACCCCGCGGCAGCAGGAAATCATCGAAGCTCCCGGCGCCTGGCTGACCACGGTCGCCAGCCGCGTCTGCCTGGACCTGCTCGGGTCGGCACGCGCCCGACGGGAACGCTACGTCGGCGACTGGGTCCCCGAGCCGCTGCCAGGTGGTGCGGAGTGGTTCAGCGGGCCGCAGGGCGACGCGACCACCGACCCGGCCGAGCGGGTCACGCTCGACGAGTCGATCAGCATGGCCTTCCTCGTCGTACTCGAATCGATGACCCCGGCCGAGCGCGTCGCGTTCGTCCTGCACGACGTCTTCCGCTACTCCTTCGCCGAGGTGGCCGAGGTCGTCGGCCGCACCCCGGCGGCCTGCCGCCAACTGGCCTCGTCAGCCCGCCGCCGGATCCGCGCGTCACAGGCCCTCGCGGCCCCGGCAGCCCCGCAGGCCGGCATCATCAGGGACTTCAAAAGGGCTTGGGAAGCCCAGGACATCAACGCCCTCGTCGGCCTGCTCGATCCGAATGTCACGGCGGTCGCCGACGGGGGCGGCCTCGTGAGCGCCCTGACCCACCCCGTCGAAGGCCGCGAGCAGGTCGCCCGCTACACCATCGACCTCGCCGGCCGGGCACCCGAGCTGACGATGGTGGAACGCACGGTCAACGGCCGGCCCGGTCTGGTCGCCCAGCAGGACGGCGTCACGGTGGCGGTGATGGCGTTCCACGTCCTGAACGGCCGGATCACACACATCTGGGCGGTCCGCAACCCGGAGAAACTCCGGCCCTGGACGACCGCCTGA
- a CDS encoding carboxymuconolactone decarboxylase family protein, translating into MTTTATTVQDDLRSRLPNPMPLFPEMGAIAGGMSKAVQNGSVPQTTISLVHLRAGQIVASTYHTVRATGDLREAGEAEERITAVASWRDAPYFTDAERVALELVEAVLTPNPSGERVADELYARASAHYDDKALWTLTLAIGQMCFFIPVALIARPIPGRAIGQNYSR; encoded by the coding sequence ATGACCACGACCGCGACGACCGTGCAGGACGACCTCCGGTCGCGTCTGCCCAACCCCATGCCGCTCTTTCCCGAGATGGGAGCGATCGCCGGCGGCATGTCCAAGGCCGTCCAGAACGGTTCGGTGCCGCAGACCACCATCAGCCTGGTGCACCTGCGCGCCGGGCAGATCGTCGCCAGCACGTACCACACCGTCCGGGCGACCGGCGATCTCCGCGAGGCCGGTGAGGCGGAGGAGCGCATCACCGCCGTGGCGTCCTGGCGGGACGCCCCCTATTTCACCGACGCCGAACGGGTCGCGCTGGAGCTGGTGGAGGCCGTCCTGACCCCGAACCCGTCCGGAGAGCGGGTCGCCGACGAGTTGTACGCCAGGGCGTCCGCCCACTACGACGACAAGGCGCTGTGGACGCTCACTCTGGCGATCGGCCAGATGTGCTTCTTCATCCCGGTCGCCCTCATCGCCAGGCCGATCCCCGGCCGGGCCATCGGGCAGAACTACAGCAGGTGA
- a CDS encoding nitroreductase family deazaflavin-dependent oxidoreductase — MTGEYEPSASAWVREHVEQIMRTGTTEGVTIGGRPIVLMTYRGAKTGKVRKTPVMRVEHEGHYAAVASMGGAPTNPKWYASLVAEPVVELQDGTVTGEYRAREVSGDEKARWWQRAVDAYPDYADYQRKTERQIPVFVLEPVSAKP; from the coding sequence ATGACCGGTGAATACGAACCGAGCGCGTCGGCGTGGGTCCGCGAGCACGTCGAGCAGATCATGCGTACCGGCACCACCGAGGGGGTCACGATCGGTGGCCGGCCCATCGTGCTGATGACCTACCGGGGCGCCAAGACCGGCAAGGTCCGCAAGACCCCGGTGATGCGGGTCGAGCACGAGGGCCACTACGCGGCTGTCGCCTCCATGGGCGGCGCGCCGACCAACCCGAAGTGGTACGCCAGCCTGGTCGCCGAGCCGGTCGTCGAACTCCAGGACGGCACGGTGACCGGGGAATACCGGGCCCGTGAGGTGTCCGGGGACGAGAAGGCCCGCTGGTGGCAGCGGGCGGTCGACGCGTACCCGGACTATGCCGACTACCAGCGCAAGACCGAGCGGCAGATCCCCGTTTTCGTGCTCGAACCGGTTTCCGCGAAACCCTGA
- a CDS encoding acylase, protein MRARRLAAATTALGLVVAGLTATTGPAAASSGGYSALIQRASYGVPHITAQDFASLGYGVGYVQAEDNICLIAETIVTVRAQRSRFFGTTGEAAANVTSDLFQQKVIDDRIVERLLTGPRDGVHSPSDEVRDQIRGFAAGYNAYLRRTGAANLTDPACAGRPWVRPITELDLWRAHWTSMVRAGSAALADGIVAAAPPAGSAPSRPGEITGQLPAPEAAALVAARDGAPAGVGSNAYGLGGDATASGAGMVLANPHFPWDGPDRFYRMHLKVPGRYDVEGAALVGDPLIEIGHNGRVAWSHTVSTARRFAWHRLTLAPGDPTSYLYDGKPRKMTARTVTVQTPNGPASRTLYDTHFGPVVVVPGVFDWTADTAYAISDPNAANNRALDGWLAMGRARSVADLRTVLDRRQFLPWVNVIAADSDGKALYADHSVVPRVTDGLAATCIPAAWRDLYAGSGQAVLDGSRSACEPGRDPDAAVPGILGPAHLPTLVRDDYVTNSNDSYWLANPAQPLEGFPRIIGDERTERSLRTRLGVHQVRQRLAGTDRLPGTRFTPANLWAVTLGNRAYGGELVRDDLVRTCTAHPVATASDGTRVDLTAACAALRGWDLRVDLDSRGAHLFTEFALAGGMRFADPFDPAAPLTTPSRLAVNDPRIRTALADAVRALDGIPLDARLGDIQTEPRGTERIPIHGGRPAAGVFNMTISPLAPGVGYPKVVHGTSFLMAVELGRSGPSGRQILTYSQSANPNSPWYADQTRLYSGKGWDTIKFTEKQLKADPNLVTYRVGERP, encoded by the coding sequence ATGAGGGCGCGCCGCCTGGCCGCCGCGACCACCGCACTCGGCCTGGTCGTGGCCGGCCTCACCGCCACCACCGGCCCCGCCGCCGCCAGCTCCGGCGGCTACTCGGCCCTCATCCAGCGCGCCTCGTACGGCGTACCGCACATCACCGCGCAGGACTTCGCCAGCCTCGGCTACGGCGTCGGGTACGTCCAGGCCGAGGACAACATCTGCCTGATCGCCGAGACGATCGTCACCGTCCGCGCCCAACGGTCCCGGTTCTTCGGTACGACCGGCGAGGCCGCGGCCAACGTCACCAGCGACCTGTTCCAGCAGAAGGTGATCGACGACCGGATCGTCGAGCGGCTGCTCACCGGCCCCCGCGACGGCGTGCACTCGCCCTCCGACGAGGTACGCGACCAGATCCGTGGCTTCGCCGCCGGCTACAACGCCTACCTGCGCCGCACCGGGGCGGCGAACCTGACCGACCCGGCGTGCGCCGGCAGGCCCTGGGTGCGACCGATCACCGAGCTGGACCTGTGGCGGGCCCACTGGACGAGCATGGTCCGGGCCGGCTCCGCCGCGCTCGCCGACGGCATCGTCGCCGCCGCCCCGCCCGCCGGCAGCGCCCCGAGTCGCCCCGGCGAGATCACCGGCCAGCTCCCGGCACCCGAGGCGGCCGCCCTGGTCGCCGCCCGCGACGGCGCACCGGCCGGGGTGGGCAGCAACGCGTACGGGCTCGGGGGCGACGCCACCGCCAGCGGGGCGGGCATGGTGCTGGCCAACCCACACTTCCCGTGGGACGGCCCGGACCGGTTCTACCGCATGCACCTGAAGGTCCCCGGCCGCTACGACGTCGAGGGCGCGGCCCTGGTCGGCGACCCGCTCATCGAGATCGGCCACAACGGCCGGGTGGCCTGGAGCCACACCGTCTCCACCGCCCGCCGCTTCGCCTGGCACCGGCTGACCCTGGCCCCCGGTGACCCGACCTCCTACCTCTACGACGGCAAGCCCCGGAAGATGACCGCCCGCACGGTCACCGTCCAGACCCCGAACGGGCCGGCCAGCCGTACCCTCTACGACACCCACTTCGGCCCCGTCGTCGTGGTCCCCGGCGTCTTCGACTGGACCGCCGACACCGCGTACGCGATCAGCGACCCCAACGCGGCCAACAACCGCGCGCTCGACGGCTGGCTGGCCATGGGCCGGGCGCGGTCGGTGGCCGACCTGCGGACGGTGCTGGACCGGCGGCAGTTCCTGCCCTGGGTCAACGTCATCGCCGCCGACAGCGACGGCAAGGCCCTCTACGCCGACCACTCCGTCGTGCCCCGGGTCACCGATGGCCTTGCCGCCACCTGCATCCCCGCCGCCTGGCGCGACCTGTACGCCGGCAGTGGCCAGGCCGTCCTCGACGGCTCCCGCTCCGCCTGCGAGCCGGGCCGGGATCCGGATGCTGCGGTGCCGGGCATCCTCGGCCCGGCGCACCTGCCCACCCTGGTCCGCGATGACTACGTGACCAACTCCAACGACAGCTACTGGCTGGCCAACCCGGCCCAGCCCCTGGAAGGCTTCCCCCGGATCATCGGCGACGAGCGCACCGAGCGGAGCCTGCGTACCCGGCTCGGCGTCCACCAGGTGCGGCAGCGCCTCGCCGGCACCGACAGGCTCCCGGGCACCCGGTTCACCCCGGCCAACCTGTGGGCGGTCACCCTCGGCAACCGCGCCTACGGCGGCGAACTGGTCCGCGACGACCTGGTCAGAACGTGTACGGCCCACCCGGTCGCCACCGCCTCCGACGGCACCCGGGTCGACCTGACCGCCGCCTGCGCCGCCCTGCGCGGCTGGGACCTGCGGGTCGACCTGGACAGCCGGGGCGCGCACCTGTTCACCGAGTTCGCCCTCGCCGGCGGGATGCGCTTCGCCGACCCGTTCGACCCGGCCGCCCCGCTCACCACGCCGAGCCGGCTCGCCGTCAACGACCCCCGGATCCGGACCGCGCTGGCCGACGCCGTTCGCGCGCTCGACGGGATCCCGCTCGACGCCCGTCTCGGCGACATCCAGACCGAACCGCGCGGCACCGAACGCATCCCGATCCACGGCGGGCGCCCCGCGGCCGGCGTGTTCAACATGACCATCAGCCCGCTGGCACCCGGCGTCGGCTACCCGAAGGTGGTGCACGGCACGTCGTTCCTGATGGCCGTCGAGCTGGGCCGGAGCGGGCCGTCCGGCCGGCAGATCCTCACCTACTCGCAGTCGGCCAACCCGAACTCGCCCTGGTACGCCGACCAGACCCGGCTGTACTCGGGTAAGGGCTGGGACACCATCAAGTTCACCGAGAAGCAGCTCAAGGCCGACCCGAACCTGGTGACCTACCGGGTGGGGGAGCGCCCCTGA
- a CDS encoding CU044_5270 family protein, whose product MTMIKDLGEALAPVPHSPSGLRHRVLTSAGSGAATVGRSRRLGQRGLVPVAAFAAAVLAATLVVYGRGGPVEPVDASADAPRLLLAAAETALDGPDLAPRPDQFVYVESVDSGAVQEYTGGLRGRLWPTGQHQESHERQVWLSADGTQDGLVRLRPRGSDGAWEDLPLPAPQAAPAAPAGLPEDVAGMREYLYRNSHGANPRHQQAFITVGDLIRESYLPPRVLAAAFQAAAGIPGVAVVPHVVDAAGRSGVAVAREDDGIRQELIFDAKTYRFLGERSVVVSRFDNQPKGTVRSASAVLRLAVVDRAGQHP is encoded by the coding sequence ATGACAATGATCAAGGATCTTGGTGAGGCCCTCGCTCCTGTGCCTCACTCCCCCAGCGGCCTGCGGCATCGCGTGCTGACGTCGGCCGGGTCGGGAGCGGCCACGGTAGGGCGGTCCCGGCGGCTGGGACAGCGCGGCCTGGTGCCCGTGGCGGCATTCGCGGCAGCCGTGCTCGCGGCCACGCTGGTGGTCTACGGCCGGGGCGGGCCGGTCGAGCCCGTCGACGCCTCCGCTGACGCACCCCGCCTGCTCCTCGCAGCGGCGGAGACCGCGCTGGACGGCCCTGACCTGGCCCCCCGACCCGACCAGTTCGTCTACGTCGAATCGGTCGACTCGGGGGCGGTGCAGGAGTACACCGGCGGCCTGCGGGGCAGACTCTGGCCGACCGGGCAGCATCAGGAGTCTCATGAGCGGCAGGTGTGGTTGTCGGCGGACGGCACGCAAGACGGGCTGGTCCGGCTCCGTCCTCGAGGCTCGGACGGAGCGTGGGAAGACCTGCCCTTGCCCGCGCCTCAGGCGGCGCCGGCTGCTCCCGCCGGCCTGCCCGAAGATGTGGCCGGCATGCGCGAGTACCTGTATCGCAACTCTCACGGCGCGAACCCGCGCCACCAGCAGGCGTTCATCACCGTCGGGGACCTGATCAGGGAGTCGTACCTGCCACCGCGAGTTCTGGCGGCGGCGTTCCAGGCAGCCGCGGGTATTCCCGGCGTGGCGGTCGTACCGCACGTGGTCGACGCCGCTGGCCGATCCGGTGTCGCGGTGGCCCGCGAGGACGACGGCATCCGACAGGAGCTGATCTTCGACGCGAAGACCTACCGGTTCCTCGGCGAGCGAAGCGTTGTCGTGAGCCGATTCGACAACCAGCCCAAGGGGACTGTCCGGTCTGCCAGCGCGGTGCTGCGGCTCGCGGTCGTGGACCGGGCCGGCCAGCATCCGTAG
- a CDS encoding RNA polymerase sigma factor yields MVSDGALDDASVLRASGENPELFAVLYDRYAEQLFQYAQRRLGPDAAQDVVAETFLAAFRHRARYDGGRPLARPWLFGILVKEIARHRRKERAYLRAVVNAPREVVDGPAERVVDEVVAWASRAGVAAALLALSARERELLLLIAWSELSYEEAAEVLGLPIGTVRSRLSRARQKVRRRLAEGTGKNVRDER; encoded by the coding sequence GTGGTCTCCGACGGAGCGCTCGATGACGCCTCGGTCCTGCGTGCCTCCGGGGAGAACCCCGAACTCTTCGCGGTCCTCTACGACCGCTATGCCGAGCAGCTCTTCCAGTACGCCCAACGTCGGCTCGGACCCGATGCGGCGCAGGACGTGGTGGCCGAGACGTTCCTGGCAGCCTTCCGCCATCGCGCCCGCTATGACGGCGGAAGACCGCTGGCTCGGCCGTGGCTCTTCGGCATCCTCGTCAAGGAGATCGCCCGGCACCGCCGAAAGGAACGCGCCTATCTGAGGGCGGTGGTGAACGCTCCGCGCGAGGTGGTGGACGGGCCGGCGGAGCGGGTGGTCGACGAGGTTGTGGCCTGGGCGAGTCGAGCCGGAGTTGCCGCCGCCCTGCTGGCCCTGTCGGCCCGCGAACGCGAACTGTTGCTGCTCATCGCCTGGAGCGAGCTGAGCTACGAGGAGGCCGCCGAGGTGCTCGGCCTGCCGATCGGCACCGTCCGGTCGCGGCTGAGCCGAGCCCGGCAGAAGGTACGCCGGCGACTGGCTGAGGGCACCGGCAAGAACGTTCGGGACGAGAGGTAG